The following are encoded together in the Montipora foliosa isolate CH-2021 chromosome 12, ASM3666993v2, whole genome shotgun sequence genome:
- the LOC137979905 gene encoding uncharacterized protein: MARAANRLRQQLRPEDPTDLAFEISEENIPAHFLKADVCICSKRHLVFATSQQLQQLVKAKNWYVDGTFKLCRQPFSQLFTINAFVKSGDQAKQVPLLFVVMPGRKKRDYRAVLQEVLSILPSPPAVRRITLDFERALWTVLRQLLPDVSLQGCLFHWTQALWRKVQELGLEPGYRTDSPTYKYVRKLMALPFLPEADITPASSHSATTTTLRELVKYVADTWVTSTMWPPSCWSVYMLPIRTNNDIEGWHHSLNRRANNRVHLPFYLLVELLHQEARLVSIQIQLVSDGKLSRIQRRKYRLLQSKIFKYWEDYNSSEITARRLLKLCSYINGPTTRC; the protein is encoded by the exons ATGGCCAGGGCTGCGAACAGACTGAGACAGCAACTGAGGCCCGAAGACCCAACTGACCTAGCGTTTGAGATCTCAGAAGAAAACATTCCTGCCCATTTCCTGAAAGCTGACGTCTGTATTTGCAGCAAGCGGCACTTGGTGTTCGCAACCAGCCAGCAACTTCAGCAGCTAGTGAAGGCCAAAAACTGGTACGTCGACGGGACATTCAAACTCTGTCGCCAGCCCTTTAGCCAGCTGTTTACAATCAACGCGTTCGTGAAGAGCGGCGATCAAGCTAAACAGGTTCCCCTCCTGTTTGTCGTCATGCCGGGAAGGAAAAAACGGGACTACCGTGCCGTACTACAAGAGGTGCTGAGCATACTTCCCTCGCCACCAGCTGTAAGAAGAATAACGTTAGACTTCGAGCGTGCTCTGTGGACAGTCCTCAGGCAGTTGTTACCAGACGTTTCTCTACAAGGATGCCTGTTCCACTGGACGCAAGCGTTGTGGAGAAAG GTTCAAGAGCTAGGACTGGAGCCAGGTTACCGCACAGACAGCCCCACATACAAATACGTCCGAAAGCTGATGGCCCTGCCCTTTCTACCAGAAGCTGATATCACACCAGCGTCCAGCCACAGCGCCACCACCACGACTCTTCGAGAACTTGTTAAGTATGTAGCTGACACCTGGGTTACCAGCACAATGTGGCCTCCTTCCTGCTGGTCCGTCTACATGCTGCCCATAAGAACGAACAATGACATCGAAGGGTGGCACCACAGCCTTAACAGAAGGGCAAACAACCGCGTCCACCTTCCCTTCTACCTGCTAGTGGAGCTGCTGCACCAGGAAGCCAGGCTTGTATCGATCCAGATACAACTAGTGTCTGACGGCAAGCTTTCCCGTATCCAGAGGAGAAAGTACCGCTTGTTGCAGTCGAAGATTTTCAAGTACTGGGAGGACTACAACAGCAGTGAGATAACAGCCCGCCGTCTGCTGAAGCTGTGCAGTTATATCAATGGCCCTACCACCAGATGCTGA
- the LOC137978704 gene encoding interferon alpha-inducible protein 27-like protein 1 isoform X2, translating into MEAEREDDTCNQTVQSQAQEYQPENHIGGDGNSGSETTGSPWVWRDVALGVAAGTAAVAATPVVLTAAGFTSGGIAVGSIAAGVQSTFYGGATSGVFATLQSAGMAGIGSTASAAIGGVIGTATVMAKRAWGRWFTSAEPADNQDN; encoded by the exons ATGGAGGCTGAAAGAGAGGATGATACATGCAATCAAACTGTACAAAGTCAAGCACAA GAATATCAACCAGAAAATCATATTGGAGGTGATGGGAACAGTGGTTCAGAAACCACAG GTAGTCCATGGGTGTGGAGGGATGTCGCCTTGGGGGTGGCAGCTGGTACTGCAGCAGTTGCAGCAACTCCGGTGGTCCTGACTGCAGCTGGCTTTACTTCAGGAGGCATTGCAGTTGGTTCTATTGCCGCAGGTGTACAGTCCACATTTTATGGGGGTGCTACAAGCGGTGTATTTGCAACTCTGCAGAGTGCAGGTATGGCTGGGATTGGTTCAACAGCAAGTGCTGCAATTGGTGGAGTGATTGGAACAGCTACTGTTATGGCAAAAAGGGCTTGGGGAAGGTGGTTCACAAGTGCAGAACCAGCGGATAACCAAGATAACTAG
- the LOC137978704 gene encoding interferon alpha-inducible protein 27-like protein 1 isoform X1 produces the protein MEAEREDDTCNQTVQSQAQEYQPENHIGGDGNSGSETTGDSGSETTGDSGSETTGSPWVWRDVALGVAAGTAAVAATPVVLTAAGFTSGGIAVGSIAAGVQSTFYGGATSGVFATLQSAGMAGIGSTASAAIGGVIGTATVMAKRAWGRWFTSAEPADNQDN, from the exons ATGGAGGCTGAAAGAGAGGATGATACATGCAATCAAACTGTACAAAGTCAAGCACAA GAATATCAACCAGAAAATCATATTGGAGGTGATGGGAACAGTGGTTCAGAAACCACAGGTGACAGTGGTTCAGAAACCACAGGTGACAGTGGTTCAGAAACCACAG GTAGTCCATGGGTGTGGAGGGATGTCGCCTTGGGGGTGGCAGCTGGTACTGCAGCAGTTGCAGCAACTCCGGTGGTCCTGACTGCAGCTGGCTTTACTTCAGGAGGCATTGCAGTTGGTTCTATTGCCGCAGGTGTACAGTCCACATTTTATGGGGGTGCTACAAGCGGTGTATTTGCAACTCTGCAGAGTGCAGGTATGGCTGGGATTGGTTCAACAGCAAGTGCTGCAATTGGTGGAGTGATTGGAACAGCTACTGTTATGGCAAAAAGGGCTTGGGGAAGGTGGTTCACAAGTGCAGAACCAGCGGATAACCAAGATAACTAG